From Sphingopyxis sp. USTB-05, the proteins below share one genomic window:
- a CDS encoding short-chain fatty acyl-CoA regulator family protein → MAERRVFAGPAVRKVRREAGMTQAAMAEALAISPSYLNLIEHGQRPLSATVIVKLAERFGFDAAKLGAEDLPGGLAGLRRRLADPRFADLGIGTQEVEEWLQTAPATAAAFARLFDVAPEGRAESEGDAPEVAAVRRAIEKWRNHFPDLDARAEELADELRLAGADLYGTISERLRTRHQLGIRILPSDVMPDRLRWLDWHARQLMLNELLRPASRTFQAAATLAQIEAKTEIDALVAGAEFAEAAAARLFERHLIQYFAAALMMPYSRFLRACDATGYDLLLLQRRFGAGYEQVAHRLTTLQRVGARGLPFFMLRIDRAGQGSKRYAGASQSPLVDGDARCPLWGVHEAFARPGEVVADLVELEDGSRWFTQSRSVAAPGATGSGTPARFAVCVGVDAKVAAPLIAARGIDLMRSPATPIGLGCRRCTRTGCVQRSMPPLGRPLRFREGERGVSAFDFAGD, encoded by the coding sequence ATGGCAGAGCGGCGGGTGTTTGCGGGGCCGGCGGTGCGCAAGGTGCGGCGTGAGGCGGGTATGACGCAGGCAGCGATGGCGGAGGCGCTCGCGATCTCGCCAAGCTATCTCAATCTGATCGAGCATGGGCAGCGGCCGCTGAGTGCGACGGTCATCGTCAAACTGGCTGAACGCTTTGGTTTCGACGCGGCGAAGCTGGGCGCCGAAGACCTGCCGGGCGGACTTGCAGGACTACGGCGCCGGCTCGCCGATCCGCGTTTCGCCGACCTGGGGATCGGGACGCAGGAGGTCGAGGAGTGGCTTCAGACCGCGCCGGCAACCGCCGCGGCCTTTGCGCGCCTGTTCGATGTGGCGCCCGAGGGACGCGCGGAAAGTGAAGGCGATGCGCCCGAAGTTGCCGCTGTACGCCGCGCCATTGAAAAATGGCGCAATCATTTCCCCGACCTCGACGCGCGCGCCGAGGAACTGGCCGACGAACTGCGGCTCGCGGGGGCCGACCTTTATGGGACGATTTCCGAGCGTTTGCGCACGCGGCACCAACTCGGCATTCGTATCCTGCCGTCGGACGTGATGCCCGACCGGCTGCGCTGGCTCGACTGGCATGCGCGGCAACTTATGCTGAACGAGTTGCTGCGCCCCGCTTCGCGCACCTTTCAGGCGGCGGCTACGCTCGCACAGATCGAGGCGAAGACCGAGATCGACGCGCTGGTGGCAGGCGCTGAGTTCGCCGAGGCAGCGGCGGCGCGGCTGTTCGAGCGCCACCTGATCCAATATTTCGCCGCGGCGCTGATGATGCCTTACAGTCGCTTCCTGCGCGCGTGTGACGCGACGGGATATGATCTGCTGCTGCTCCAGCGGCGTTTCGGCGCGGGTTATGAGCAGGTCGCGCACCGGCTCACGACGCTCCAGCGCGTGGGTGCGCGCGGGCTGCCCTTTTTTATGTTGCGCATCGACCGCGCGGGGCAGGGCAGCAAGCGCTATGCTGGCGCGAGCCAGTCGCCGCTGGTCGACGGCGATGCACGCTGTCCATTGTGGGGCGTGCATGAGGCCTTCGCGCGCCCGGGCGAAGTTGTCGCCGATCTGGTCGAACTGGAGGACGGATCGCGCTGGTTTACCCAGTCGCGCTCGGTCGCCGCGCCTGGCGCAACGGGAAGCGGGACCCCCGCGCGTTTTGCCGTGTGTGTCGGGGTCGATGCCAAGGTTGCCGCGCCGCTGATCGCCGCGCGCGGGATCGACCTGATGCGCAGCCCCGCAACACCGATCGGCCTCGGCTGCCGGCGCTGCACGCGTACCGGCTGCGTCCAGCGATCGATGCCGCCGCTCGGCCGTCCCTTGCGCTTCCGCGAGGGCGAACGCGGAGTGAGCGCGTTCGATTTTGCGGGAGACTAA
- a CDS encoding TerC family protein, which yields MEFLFADWLGTPAWFWLSFLALVIALTAFDLGILNKENKEMGIGESLKLSALYIGIATAFGAWVWAAKGGEAGLQYYTGFFIEKALSIDNIFVISLIFTTFAIPPRYQYRALLWGIVAVIVLRGIMIAGGAALVTEYGWVLYIFAAFLVFTGVKMLFASEKPMDVAGNPVVKWLSRRMPITDELHGEKFFVRVPDTKTGKIVLAATPLFLALVVINLADLVFAVDSVPAIFAITTDTFIVYTSNIMAILGLRALYFALSAMVHRFHYLKYALALVLVFIGSKIFVADFVLGGAKFPPLVSLGVTVALIAGGVIWSLIKTRQDEGALPE from the coding sequence ATGGAATTTCTGTTTGCCGACTGGCTGGGCACCCCGGCCTGGTTCTGGCTGTCGTTCCTCGCACTCGTCATTGCGCTCACCGCCTTCGACCTTGGCATCCTCAACAAGGAGAACAAGGAGATGGGGATCGGCGAGAGCCTGAAGCTGTCGGCGCTCTACATCGGTATCGCGACCGCGTTCGGCGCGTGGGTCTGGGCCGCAAAGGGCGGCGAGGCGGGCCTGCAATATTATACCGGCTTCTTCATCGAGAAGGCGTTGTCGATCGACAATATCTTCGTCATCTCGTTGATCTTCACCACCTTTGCGATCCCGCCGCGTTACCAATATCGCGCATTGCTGTGGGGCATTGTCGCGGTGATCGTGTTGCGCGGTATCATGATCGCGGGCGGCGCGGCGCTCGTCACCGAATATGGCTGGGTGCTCTATATCTTCGCAGCCTTCCTGGTGTTTACCGGCGTGAAGATGCTGTTCGCGAGTGAAAAGCCGATGGACGTTGCGGGTAATCCCGTCGTCAAATGGCTGTCGCGTCGGATGCCCATCACCGATGAGCTGCACGGCGAGAAATTCTTCGTGCGTGTGCCCGATACGAAGACTGGCAAGATCGTGCTTGCCGCGACCCCGCTGTTCCTTGCGCTCGTTGTGATCAATCTCGCCGACCTTGTTTTCGCGGTCGATAGTGTGCCGGCGATCTTCGCGATCACGACCGACACCTTCATCGTCTACACGTCGAATATCATGGCGATCCTTGGCCTGCGCGCGCTCTACTTTGCCCTTTCGGCGATGGTGCACCGTTTCCACTATCTGAAATATGCGCTGGCGCTGGTGCTTGTCTTCATCGGATCGAAGATCTTTGTCGCCGACTTCGTGCTTGGCGGCGCGAAGTTCCCGCCGTTGGTCAGCCTTGGCGTGACCGTCGCGCTGATCGCGGGCGGCGTGATCTGGTCGCTGATCAAAACGCGTCAGGATGAAGGGGCGCTCCCGGAATAA
- a CDS encoding isocitrate lyase encodes MGYQEDMAQAGRLIRDYDGTWDGISGESIARMRAQNKFRTGLDVARYTARIMRADMAAYDADPANYTQSLGCWHGFIAQQKMISIKKHFGTVKGRYIYLSGWMIAALRSEFGPLPDQSMHEKTSVPALIEEIYTFLRQADARELGMLFRDLDAARAEGDELKAKQIQSTIDNHETHVVPIIADIDAGFGNAEATYLLAKKMIEAGACALQIENQVSDEKQCGHQDGKVTVPHEDFIAKIRACRYAFMELGVEDGIIVTRTDSLGAGLTKQIAFSKEAGDLGDQYNSFLDCEEVEGAGNPGDVLINRDGKLVRPKRLPSNLYQFRSGTGEDRCVMDCIASLQNGADLLWIETEKPHIEQIAGMVDRIREVVPNAKLAYNNSPSFNWTLNFRQQVFDAWEKDGKDVSAYDRAKLMSVDYDGTELGDEADNRIRTFQRDSAKRAGIFHHLITLPTYHTAALSTDNLAKEYFGDEAMLGYVKGVQRAEIRQGIACVKHQNMSGSDIGDDHKEYFAGEAALKAAGKDNTMNQFAA; translated from the coding sequence ATGGGCTATCAGGAAGACATGGCGCAGGCAGGCCGCCTCATCCGCGATTACGACGGCACCTGGGACGGCATCAGCGGCGAGAGCATCGCCCGCATGCGCGCCCAGAACAAGTTCCGCACCGGCCTCGACGTCGCCCGCTACACCGCGCGCATCATGCGCGCCGACATGGCCGCCTATGACGCCGACCCCGCGAACTACACGCAGTCATTGGGCTGCTGGCACGGCTTCATCGCGCAGCAGAAGATGATCTCGATCAAGAAGCATTTCGGCACCGTCAAGGGCCGCTACATCTATCTCTCGGGCTGGATGATCGCCGCGCTGCGCAGCGAATTCGGTCCGCTGCCCGACCAGTCGATGCACGAAAAGACCAGCGTTCCGGCGCTGATCGAGGAAATCTACACCTTCCTCCGCCAGGCTGACGCCCGCGAACTCGGCATGTTGTTCCGTGACCTCGACGCGGCCCGCGCCGAAGGCGACGAGCTCAAGGCGAAGCAGATCCAGTCGACGATCGACAATCATGAAACGCACGTCGTGCCGATCATCGCCGATATCGATGCGGGCTTCGGCAATGCCGAGGCGACCTATCTCCTCGCCAAGAAGATGATCGAAGCGGGCGCTTGCGCGCTCCAGATCGAAAATCAGGTCTCTGACGAAAAGCAGTGCGGCCATCAGGACGGCAAGGTCACCGTGCCGCACGAAGACTTCATCGCGAAGATTCGCGCCTGCCGCTACGCCTTCATGGAACTCGGCGTCGAGGACGGCATCATCGTCACCCGCACCGACAGCCTCGGCGCTGGCCTCACCAAGCAGATCGCCTTCTCGAAAGAAGCCGGCGACCTTGGCGACCAGTATAACAGCTTCCTCGATTGCGAAGAGGTCGAAGGCGCGGGCAATCCCGGCGATGTTCTCATCAACCGCGACGGCAAGCTGGTGCGTCCGAAGCGCCTGCCCTCGAACCTCTATCAGTTCCGTTCGGGAACCGGCGAAGACCGCTGCGTGATGGATTGCATCGCCAGCCTTCAGAACGGCGCCGACCTGCTGTGGATCGAAACCGAAAAGCCGCACATCGAACAGATTGCGGGCATGGTCGACCGCATCCGCGAAGTCGTCCCCAATGCCAAGCTGGCGTATAACAACTCGCCGAGCTTCAACTGGACGCTAAACTTCCGCCAGCAGGTGTTCGACGCCTGGGAAAAGGACGGCAAGGACGTCAGCGCCTATGACCGCGCGAAGCTGATGAGCGTCGATTATGACGGCACCGAACTCGGCGACGAAGCCGACAACCGCATCCGCACTTTCCAGCGCGATTCGGCGAAGCGGGCGGGCATCTTCCACCACCTGATCACGCTGCCGACCTATCACACCGCGGCGCTGTCGACCGACAATCTCGCCAAGGAATATTTCGGCGACGAAGCGATGCTGGGTTACGTCAAGGGCGTCCAGCGCGCCGAGATCCGTCAGGGCATTGCCTGCGTGAAGCACCAGAATATGTCGGGCAGCGACATCGGCGACGATCATAAGGAATATTTCGCCGGCGAAGCGGCCCTGAAGGCCGCGGGCAAGGACAATACGATGAACCAGTTCGCCGCGTAA
- a CDS encoding alpha/beta hydrolase encodes MRGSEPFEVRLLGEFELHRGGTPVALPASRKTRALLAYLLLTGKPVRRERLCEIFFDIPDDPRAALRWSLSKIRALLGDEADLLAADRERVAIDASGFSFDIDRPDPLRALEVPLPGLELSGLDEYSLWLASERAAIDRRRRRCLDEASRNAVWPSADRTRFAAAADALDDGLTSAVDRSDFPVQQVRYCFAPDGVRIAYAVTGNGPLLVKTANWLNHLELDWGSPLWGRMVGGLSEHFRLVRYDERGNGLSDWDVGPIEFESLVTDLEAVADALELDRFPLFALSQGCAVAIEYTRRHPERVSHLILLGGYATGWRHRVDEGEADEREAVITLVRRGWGKDTPIYRQIFSQSFTPSATPDELTWFNDFQKQTVSPDNAAAFLDLFGNIDVRAHLEHIEVPTLILHARADQRIGIEQAIELASAIRGASLVTLDTDNHILRSNEPAMDVVIEQIVNFLS; translated from the coding sequence ATGCGCGGATCGGAGCCCTTTGAGGTCAGGCTGCTCGGCGAGTTCGAGTTGCACCGCGGCGGCACCCCCGTCGCGCTCCCCGCCTCGCGCAAGACGCGCGCGCTGCTCGCTTATCTGCTGCTCACCGGAAAGCCCGTCCGCCGCGAGCGGCTCTGCGAAATCTTTTTCGACATTCCCGACGATCCGCGCGCCGCGCTCCGCTGGTCGCTGTCGAAAATCCGCGCTTTGCTTGGCGACGAGGCCGACCTGCTCGCCGCTGACCGCGAGCGCGTCGCGATCGACGCGTCGGGCTTTTCGTTCGACATCGACCGTCCCGATCCGCTGCGCGCGCTCGAAGTTCCGCTGCCGGGGCTCGAGCTTTCAGGACTGGACGAATACAGCCTGTGGCTCGCATCCGAACGCGCGGCGATCGACCGCCGCCGTCGACGCTGCCTTGACGAAGCCTCGCGCAACGCGGTCTGGCCGTCGGCCGACCGGACGCGCTTCGCCGCCGCCGCCGACGCGCTCGACGACGGCCTGACCTCGGCCGTCGATCGCTCCGATTTTCCGGTGCAGCAAGTGCGCTATTGCTTCGCCCCCGACGGCGTCCGCATCGCCTATGCCGTCACCGGCAACGGGCCCCTGCTCGTCAAAACCGCGAACTGGCTCAACCATCTCGAACTCGACTGGGGCAGCCCTTTGTGGGGCCGCATGGTCGGCGGCCTGTCCGAACATTTCCGGCTCGTGCGTTACGACGAACGCGGCAACGGGCTATCCGACTGGGACGTCGGGCCTATCGAATTCGAATCGCTCGTCACCGATCTGGAGGCGGTGGCCGACGCGCTGGAACTAGACCGCTTCCCGCTCTTCGCACTGTCGCAGGGCTGCGCGGTCGCGATCGAATATACGCGTCGCCACCCTGAACGCGTGTCGCACCTGATCCTGCTCGGCGGCTATGCGACCGGCTGGCGCCACCGCGTCGACGAGGGTGAGGCCGACGAGCGGGAGGCGGTGATCACCCTCGTCCGCCGCGGCTGGGGCAAGGATACGCCCATCTATCGCCAGATCTTCTCACAAAGCTTCACGCCGTCGGCGACGCCCGACGAGCTCACATGGTTCAACGATTTCCAGAAACAGACGGTGTCGCCCGACAATGCCGCCGCCTTCCTCGACCTGTTCGGCAATATCGACGTGCGCGCGCATCTGGAACATATCGAGGTGCCGACCCTCATCCTCCACGCGCGTGCCGACCAGCGGATCGGTATCGAACAGGCGATCGAACTTGCCTCCGCCATCCGCGGCGCTTCGCTCGTCACGCTCGACACCGACAATCACATCCTGCGTTCGAACGAGCCCGCGATGGATGTCGTCATCGAACAGATCGTCAATTTCCTGAGCTGA
- a CDS encoding L,D-transpeptidase family protein has protein sequence MKHIFILPCLLLIAGCNAAPEKADPEQETATRDAANTGSLRFEDAKTDAVPFAETPILRAQVLLDHLGFSPGVIDGKEGQSYVAALRGFQISRGLDASGKLDAATEKALQDGRTIPATRMVVIPAGFAKGPFVPAFPKDAAEQAKLPALGYRNLTEALAERFHTTPEMLVTLNSPSTLVGAGRPFRVPNIPDVDVPNIGKDERGWNGTLERLGVAPDQTAAAKVVVDKSEGVLKVYDEADKLVAQFPATMGSSRDPLPIGKWKIQGVSRNPDFHYNPKLFWDVSNNKEAVLLQPGPNSPVGVVWLDLNKPHYGIHGTSEPHTIGRAESHGCVRLTNWDAARLAQMVKPGTPAIFQN, from the coding sequence TTGAAACACATCTTCATTCTGCCGTGCCTGCTTCTGATCGCCGGCTGCAATGCCGCGCCCGAAAAGGCTGATCCCGAACAGGAAACGGCGACCCGCGACGCGGCCAACACCGGTTCGCTGCGCTTCGAGGACGCCAAGACGGACGCCGTCCCTTTCGCCGAAACGCCGATCCTCCGCGCGCAGGTTCTGCTCGACCATCTCGGCTTCTCCCCGGGCGTAATCGACGGGAAAGAGGGGCAATCCTATGTCGCGGCGCTTCGGGGTTTTCAGATATCCCGCGGCCTCGATGCTAGCGGCAAGCTCGACGCGGCAACCGAAAAGGCGTTGCAGGATGGGCGGACGATCCCGGCGACCCGCATGGTCGTCATACCCGCAGGCTTCGCGAAGGGGCCGTTCGTGCCGGCCTTTCCGAAAGACGCGGCCGAGCAGGCCAAATTGCCCGCGCTGGGATATCGAAACCTGACCGAGGCGCTCGCCGAACGTTTCCATACGACGCCAGAGATGCTGGTGACGCTCAACAGTCCGTCGACGCTGGTCGGCGCGGGGCGTCCGTTTCGTGTGCCCAATATTCCCGACGTCGACGTGCCAAATATCGGGAAGGACGAGCGCGGCTGGAACGGCACGCTCGAACGGCTTGGTGTGGCGCCGGACCAGACGGCGGCGGCAAAGGTCGTCGTCGACAAGTCGGAAGGCGTGCTGAAAGTTTATGACGAGGCCGACAAGCTGGTGGCGCAATTTCCCGCGACGATGGGCAGCAGCCGCGACCCGCTGCCGATCGGCAAATGGAAAATCCAGGGCGTCAGCCGCAACCCCGACTTCCATTACAATCCCAAGCTGTTCTGGGATGTCAGCAACAACAAGGAAGCGGTGCTGTTGCAGCCAGGGCCCAACAGCCCGGTCGGCGTCGTGTGGCTCGACCTGAACAAGCCGCATTATGGCATTCACGGAACGAGCGAGCCGCATACGATCGGGCGCGCGGAGAGCCACGGCTGTGTCAGGCTGACCAATTGGGACGCTGCGCGTCTGGCGCAGATGGTCAAACCCGGAACGCCCGCAATCTTTCAGAATTAG
- a CDS encoding DUF885 family protein has product MLDRRTLIAALAATSAIAGVRSPARAMLADAQTGEGAKLTAIYERIYDMLVDQDPEFATALGLDKGDNAAAKSKLADRSPAGIKRGHNLYRTGLAELKKIDTSKLSGMDLVNYETFRGPWEDYVKAYDSFSYGLHSWPEPHPVTQLSGSYRSVPDFLINQHSIANAADAEAYLARCIDFAVQLDNETGRIKADHAAGIIPPDFVIDRTLGQFDRIWAPAPGANGLTTNLAAKTKDIPGDWAARCAAVVKDRIYPAMRRQADELRAVRPRATHDAGVWRLPKGDEYYAYALRFATTTSMSAEEVHKLGLDRVAELSARADAIFKAQGMTKGTVAERMRALGKDPRFLYPNTDAGKEKLIAELNAQMQAIQARLPEAFGRLPKAKVEIRRVPADIEDGATGGYYQIPALDGSRPGAYYINLRDTAENPSWTLPTLTYHEASPGHHHQIALAQEAEGIPRLRRLPAYSVYTEGWGLYAEQLADEMGVYENDPWGRLGYLQSYMFRAARLVADTGLHHYRWTREKAIQYYNEALGTPEPSNITEIERYCVWPGQATSYMVGQTSWVRIREKAKATLGSKFDLRGFHDTALSAGAMPISVLESVIDRWVATQKA; this is encoded by the coding sequence ATGCTCGACCGCCGTACCCTGATCGCCGCGCTGGCCGCGACGTCCGCCATTGCAGGCGTCCGCTCGCCCGCCCGCGCCATGCTCGCCGATGCGCAGACGGGCGAAGGCGCAAAACTCACTGCGATCTATGAACGCATCTACGACATGCTCGTCGACCAGGACCCCGAATTCGCGACGGCTCTTGGCCTCGACAAGGGTGACAACGCCGCCGCCAAGTCGAAACTCGCCGACCGCTCGCCGGCGGGGATCAAGCGCGGCCACAATCTTTACCGCACCGGCCTCGCCGAACTCAAAAAGATCGATACTTCAAAGCTATCGGGCATGGATCTCGTAAATTACGAAACTTTCCGCGGGCCGTGGGAAGATTATGTCAAAGCTTATGATAGCTTCAGCTATGGCCTTCATAGCTGGCCCGAACCGCATCCGGTGACACAGCTCAGCGGCTCTTACCGCTCGGTCCCCGACTTCCTGATCAACCAGCACAGCATCGCGAATGCCGCCGATGCCGAGGCGTATCTGGCGCGCTGTATCGACTTCGCGGTCCAGCTCGATAACGAGACCGGGCGGATCAAGGCCGATCATGCCGCAGGCATCATCCCGCCCGATTTCGTGATCGACCGCACGCTCGGCCAGTTCGACCGCATCTGGGCCCCCGCCCCCGGCGCCAACGGCCTGACCACTAACCTGGCGGCAAAGACGAAGGATATTCCCGGCGACTGGGCCGCGCGCTGCGCTGCGGTCGTCAAGGACCGCATCTATCCTGCGATGCGCCGACAGGCGGACGAGCTTCGCGCCGTCCGGCCCCGCGCGACGCACGACGCCGGCGTGTGGCGTCTGCCCAAGGGCGACGAATATTACGCCTATGCGCTGCGCTTTGCGACGACGACGAGCATGTCGGCGGAGGAGGTCCATAAACTCGGCCTCGACCGCGTCGCCGAACTCAGCGCGCGCGCCGATGCGATCTTCAAGGCGCAGGGCATGACCAAGGGCACGGTTGCCGAACGCATGCGCGCGCTCGGCAAGGACCCGCGCTTCCTTTATCCGAACACCGATGCGGGCAAGGAAAAGCTTATCGCCGAGCTCAACGCCCAGATGCAGGCGATCCAGGCGCGCCTGCCCGAAGCCTTCGGCCGCCTGCCCAAGGCGAAGGTCGAAATCCGCCGCGTCCCCGCGGATATCGAGGATGGCGCGACCGGCGGCTATTACCAGATCCCCGCGCTCGACGGCTCGCGCCCCGGCGCTTATTACATCAACCTGCGCGATACCGCCGAAAATCCGTCGTGGACGCTGCCGACGCTCACCTATCACGAAGCATCGCCGGGCCATCATCACCAGATCGCGCTGGCGCAGGAGGCGGAGGGCATTCCGCGCCTTCGCCGCCTGCCCGCCTATTCGGTCTATACAGAGGGCTGGGGCCTCTATGCCGAGCAGCTCGCCGACGAAATGGGTGTCTATGAAAACGACCCGTGGGGCCGGCTCGGCTATCTGCAAAGCTACATGTTCCGCGCCGCGCGCCTTGTCGCCGACACCGGGCTTCATCACTATCGCTGGACCCGCGAGAAGGCGATCCAATATTATAACGAGGCGCTCGGTACCCCCGAACCGTCGAATATCACCGAGATCGAACGCTATTGCGTGTGGCCGGGTCAAGCGACCAGCTACATGGTCGGCCAGACAAGCTGGGTCCGCATCCGTGAGAAGGCCAAGGCGACGCTCGGCAGCAAATTCGACCTGCGCGGTTTCCACGACACCGCGCTGTCGGCGGGCGCGATGCCGATTTCGGTACTCGAATCGGTAATCGACCGCTGGGTTGCAACCCAAAAGGCCTGA
- a CDS encoding methyltransferase domain-containing protein: MCSNVNLMTDVIESESLSAEEEAFAGKLIAMVNHGMAGLMIAIGHRTGLFSAMKGGGALSSDELATRAGLNERYVREWLGAMATAGIVSIDRGTGRYILPAAHGAFLGTDAAYGSMSSYFQYLSVLGAVETRIVDCFRNGGGLSYGEYDRFHECMAEDSYQNVVAALEDAILPLAPWTIGQLEAGIDVADVGCGLGKAMIRLAERFPNSRFTGYDLCADTVLLAEIEAAERGLDNVRFERVDATLLEGEARFDLIFTFDAIHDQAHPAVVLRHIRRLLKPGGTYVMQEIHAATDVAGNLDNPLAPFIYTVSCMHCMSVSLGQGGVGLGAAWGEELALAMLADADFFRVEVHQLPHDQMNSYFICRPD, encoded by the coding sequence ATGTGCAGCAATGTGAACCTCATGACCGATGTGATTGAATCAGAGTCGCTCAGCGCGGAGGAAGAAGCGTTCGCAGGGAAACTGATCGCGATGGTCAACCACGGTATGGCCGGGTTGATGATCGCGATCGGCCACCGCACGGGGTTGTTCAGCGCGATGAAGGGCGGGGGGGCGCTGTCCAGCGACGAGTTGGCGACACGCGCCGGGCTCAACGAACGCTATGTGCGCGAATGGCTGGGCGCGATGGCGACCGCCGGGATTGTTTCGATAGATCGCGGCACCGGCAGATATATCCTGCCCGCAGCGCATGGCGCGTTCCTTGGAACCGACGCTGCCTATGGGTCGATGAGCAGCTATTTCCAATATCTTTCGGTGCTCGGCGCGGTCGAGACGCGGATCGTCGACTGTTTCAGAAACGGCGGCGGACTGTCTTACGGCGAATATGACCGCTTCCACGAATGCATGGCCGAGGACAGCTATCAGAATGTCGTTGCGGCGCTGGAGGATGCGATCTTGCCCCTCGCGCCGTGGACGATTGGCCAGCTCGAGGCGGGGATCGATGTCGCCGACGTCGGCTGCGGGCTGGGAAAGGCGATGATCCGCCTCGCCGAACGCTTCCCGAACAGCCGCTTTACCGGCTATGACTTGTGCGCCGATACAGTGCTGCTGGCCGAGATCGAAGCCGCCGAGCGCGGGCTGGACAATGTCCGTTTCGAGCGCGTCGATGCGACCTTGCTTGAGGGTGAGGCGCGGTTCGATCTGATCTTTACCTTCGACGCGATTCACGACCAGGCGCATCCGGCGGTGGTGCTGCGGCACATCCGGCGGCTGCTCAAGCCCGGCGGCACCTATGTGATGCAGGAAATTCACGCTGCGACCGATGTCGCCGGCAACCTCGACAACCCGCTCGCGCCCTTCATCTACACCGTGTCGTGCATGCATTGCATGTCGGTGTCGCTGGGGCAGGGCGGGGTCGGGCTCGGTGCCGCCTGGGGCGAGGAACTGGCGCTTGCGATGCTGGCCGACGCGGACTTCTTCCGCGTCGAGGTGCACCAATTGCCGCACGATCAGATGAACAGCTATTTTATCTGCCGGCCCGATTGA
- a CDS encoding HD-GYP domain-containing protein has translation MFEGARLGRAVEVRRMVRLASSIGASIERDAKALINLVRLKEKDQYTYLHSVAVCALMINFARHLELDAQQVQDLGVAGLLHDVGKVAVSDEILNKPGALSKGEMQAVRGHPVAGHRLLASSQGAPELALELCLRHHEKVDGTGYPGGLKGEQLSLAARMGAICDVYDAVTSNRPYKQAWTPCEALTEMQKWRGHFDPALLDRFADSLGIYAVGTLVRLSTGELGIVVGSAGEADEDVIVRAFFDCDALAEIDPVDRAIAPSAEHPRIIGRDSPTFWRFPDWDVLRHRILAAKIAPGPEEGDG, from the coding sequence ATGTTCGAGGGCGCACGGCTTGGCCGGGCGGTCGAGGTCAGGCGCATGGTGCGCCTCGCAAGTTCGATCGGCGCGTCGATCGAGCGCGATGCGAAGGCGCTGATCAATCTCGTTCGCCTCAAGGAAAAGGACCAATATACCTATCTCCATTCGGTCGCGGTTTGCGCGCTGATGATCAATTTCGCGCGCCACCTGGAACTGGATGCGCAGCAGGTGCAGGATTTGGGAGTGGCCGGGCTGCTCCACGATGTCGGCAAGGTCGCGGTGTCGGACGAGATATTGAACAAGCCCGGGGCGTTATCGAAAGGCGAAATGCAGGCGGTTCGGGGACATCCGGTTGCCGGGCACAGGCTGCTTGCGAGTTCGCAGGGCGCGCCGGAGCTGGCGCTGGAACTTTGCCTGCGGCACCATGAGAAGGTCGACGGCACGGGTTATCCAGGCGGATTGAAGGGCGAGCAATTGTCGCTCGCGGCGCGCATGGGTGCGATCTGCGACGTTTATGATGCGGTCACCTCGAACCGGCCGTACAAACAGGCATGGACGCCGTGCGAGGCGTTGACCGAAATGCAGAAGTGGCGGGGCCATTTCGATCCCGCTCTGCTCGACCGCTTTGCCGACAGCCTCGGCATCTATGCGGTCGGCACGCTCGTCCGGCTGTCGACGGGCGAACTGGGTATCGTCGTGGGTAGTGCGGGCGAAGCCGACGAGGATGTAATCGTTCGGGCGTTTTTCGACTGTGATGCGCTGGCGGAGATCGATCCCGTCGACCGGGCGATTGCGCCGTCGGCCGAACATCCCCGGATCATCGGCCGCGACAGCCCGACCTTCTGGCGCTTTCCCGACTGGGATGTGTTGCGACACCGGATATTGGCGGCAAAGATCGCGCCCGGGCCCGAAGAAGGTGATGGCTGA